A part of Melittangium boletus DSM 14713 genomic DNA contains:
- a CDS encoding DUF5953 family protein, which translates to MRIERSFLPTPVPPHALCGWVVRLTDAPLELENPAHLDALGSAYERFPAIGGRSTP; encoded by the coding sequence ATGCGAATCGAACGCAGCTTCCTTCCCACCCCTGTCCCTCCCCATGCCTTGTGCGGGTGGGTGGTCAGGCTCACGGATGCGCCGCTCGAGCTGGAAAACCCCGCGCACCTGGATGCGCTGGGGAGTGCCTACGAGCGATTTCCAGCGATCGGCGGGCGCTCCACCCCTTGA
- a CDS encoding 2-isopropylmalate synthase — protein sequence MSTESTKDHVIIFDTTLRDGEQSPGASMNVAQKLQVALALRDLGVDVIELGFPVASQGDFEAVTTVAERIEGPTMCALARANREDIDRTWEALRAAARRRIHVFLATSPLHREFKLKMSQEEVLRRAVEAVRYARERFEDVQFSAEDAARTEPEFLAEVAERVIEAGATTINIPDTVGYTVPSQYSSLIAYLRRHVRGIERVVLSVHCHNDLGLAVANSLAAVAEGARQVECTINGIGERAGNCALEEVVMALRTRHDFFGARTRVRTERLYPTSRLLSNVTGLQVQRNKAVVGQNAFAHEAGIHQHGMLMHRGTYEIMRPEDVGFSGSQLVLGKHSGRHVLRQRMTELGYQLDAPQLDKLFEEFKHLADRKKEVFDADLEALVQGYIGPREASSWKLESFSCVSGLGTVPTASVVLEHTDGRKVRDAACGDGPVDAVFKAIERITGQHVRLCGYQVTSVTDGEDAQGHVSLEVESGAHRFQGRAVNTDIIAASAHAFLDALNRMARTTGPTAVSSRVIPSIQASA from the coding sequence ATGAGCACGGAGAGCACGAAGGATCACGTCATTATATTCGACACCACCCTGCGTGATGGAGAGCAGTCACCGGGGGCCAGCATGAACGTCGCGCAGAAGCTCCAGGTGGCGCTCGCGCTCAGGGACCTGGGGGTGGACGTCATCGAGCTTGGCTTTCCAGTCGCCTCTCAGGGTGATTTCGAGGCGGTGACCACCGTGGCCGAGCGGATCGAAGGGCCCACGATGTGTGCCCTGGCGCGAGCCAACCGCGAGGACATCGACCGGACGTGGGAGGCCCTTCGGGCGGCGGCGCGGCGGCGGATTCATGTCTTTCTCGCCACCAGTCCGCTCCACCGTGAATTCAAATTGAAGATGAGTCAGGAGGAAGTCCTCCGGCGCGCCGTGGAGGCCGTCCGCTACGCACGCGAGCGCTTCGAGGACGTGCAGTTCTCCGCCGAGGATGCCGCGCGCACCGAGCCCGAATTCCTCGCCGAGGTGGCCGAGCGGGTCATCGAGGCGGGCGCCACCACCATCAACATCCCCGACACGGTGGGCTACACCGTCCCCTCCCAATACTCCTCATTGATCGCGTACTTGCGGCGCCACGTGCGCGGCATCGAGCGCGTCGTGCTGAGCGTCCACTGTCACAACGATCTCGGGCTGGCGGTGGCCAACAGCCTGGCCGCGGTGGCGGAGGGCGCGCGGCAGGTGGAGTGCACCATCAATGGGATTGGTGAGCGCGCGGGCAACTGCGCACTGGAAGAAGTGGTCATGGCCCTGCGCACCCGCCATGACTTCTTCGGTGCACGTACCCGGGTCCGCACCGAACGCCTCTACCCCACCAGCCGGTTGCTCTCCAACGTGACCGGTCTGCAGGTGCAGCGGAACAAGGCCGTGGTGGGACAGAACGCCTTCGCCCACGAGGCGGGAATCCATCAGCACGGGATGCTGATGCACCGGGGCACCTACGAGATCATGCGCCCCGAGGACGTGGGCTTCTCGGGCAGCCAACTGGTGTTGGGCAAGCACAGCGGCCGCCACGTGCTGCGCCAGAGGATGACCGAGCTCGGCTACCAGCTCGACGCCCCGCAGCTCGACAAGCTGTTCGAGGAGTTCAAGCATCTGGCGGACCGCAAGAAGGAGGTCTTCGACGCGGATCTCGAAGCCCTCGTCCAGGGGTATATCGGTCCCCGGGAAGCGTCCTCCTGGAAGCTGGAGTCGTTCAGCTGTGTCTCGGGATTGGGCACCGTGCCCACCGCCTCCGTCGTCCTCGAACATACCGATGGGCGCAAGGTGCGGGATGCCGCCTGCGGCGATGGGCCCGTGGACGCGGTCTTCAAGGCCATCGAGCGCATCACCGGCCAACACGTCCGCCTGTGCGGCTATCAGGTGACGAGCGTGACGGACGGAGAGGACGCCCAGGGACACGTCTCCCTGGAGGTGGAATCGGGCGCCCACCGGTTCCAGGGCCGGGCCGTGAACACCGACATCATCGCGGCGAGTGCCCACGCGTTTCTCGACGCCCTCAACCGGATGGCTCGCACCACGGGCCCCACCGCCGTTTCCAGCCGCGTCATCCCATCCATTCAAGCGAGTGCGTGA
- the leuC gene encoding 3-isopropylmalate dehydratase large subunit: MSPSTPRNLFEKIWQSHLVRPETAETPAMLYVDLHLVHEVTSPQAFSLLRQRGLRVRRPERTVATMDHSTPTLPPDAQGRYPMADAEAAAQLSQLEANCQEFGVELHALGSERQGIIHVIGPELGLTVPGSTIVCGDSHTSTHGAFGALAFGIGTSEVGHVLATQCLLQREPKTLEVRVEGRLRPGVSAKDIILGIIAKMGVGGGTGHVLEYTGSAIRGLSMEERMTVCNMSIEAGARAGLIAPDDTTFEYLARRPRAPQGEAWDKALAYWRTLPSDPGATYDASVTLDADALEPMLTYGTHPGMGIPVTGAVPAPQDMADASARGSLERALLYMGLRPGQRLLGQPIDVVFIGSCTNSRLSDLRAAADVFRGRKVASRVRVLVVPGSREVKRAAEAEGLHDIFRGAGAEWREPGCSMCIAMNGDQAQPGQYVVSTSNRNFEGRQGKASRTFLASPLTAAAAAVTGKVSDPREFLR, encoded by the coding sequence ATGAGCCCGTCCACCCCCCGGAACCTGTTCGAGAAGATCTGGCAATCCCACCTCGTCCGGCCGGAGACGGCCGAGACGCCCGCGATGCTCTACGTGGATCTGCACCTGGTGCACGAGGTGACTTCCCCCCAGGCCTTCAGCCTGCTGCGTCAGCGGGGCCTGCGAGTGCGGCGGCCCGAGCGGACCGTCGCCACCATGGACCACTCCACCCCGACGCTGCCGCCGGATGCCCAGGGGCGCTATCCCATGGCGGACGCGGAGGCGGCGGCGCAGCTCTCCCAGCTGGAGGCCAACTGCCAGGAGTTCGGCGTGGAGTTGCACGCGCTGGGATCGGAGCGCCAGGGCATCATCCACGTCATCGGGCCAGAGCTCGGCCTGACCGTGCCGGGCTCCACCATCGTCTGCGGCGACAGCCACACCAGCACCCACGGCGCCTTTGGCGCACTGGCCTTTGGCATCGGCACCAGCGAGGTAGGGCACGTGCTGGCCACCCAGTGCCTGCTGCAACGCGAGCCGAAGACCCTGGAGGTGCGCGTGGAGGGCCGCCTCCGCCCCGGGGTGAGCGCCAAGGACATCATCCTGGGCATCATCGCCAAGATGGGAGTGGGCGGGGGAACGGGGCATGTCCTCGAGTACACCGGGAGCGCCATCCGCGGCCTCTCCATGGAAGAGCGCATGACGGTGTGCAACATGTCCATCGAGGCGGGCGCTCGCGCGGGCCTCATCGCCCCGGACGACACGACCTTCGAGTACCTCGCCCGCCGCCCGAGGGCCCCCCAGGGAGAGGCCTGGGACAAGGCACTGGCGTACTGGCGCACCCTGCCCTCGGATCCAGGCGCCACCTACGACGCGTCGGTGACGCTGGATGCCGACGCGCTCGAGCCGATGCTCACCTACGGCACCCACCCCGGCATGGGCATTCCGGTCACCGGCGCCGTCCCCGCCCCTCAGGACATGGCGGACGCGAGCGCCCGTGGCTCCCTGGAGCGCGCCCTGCTCTACATGGGGCTGAGGCCGGGGCAGAGGCTGCTGGGCCAGCCCATCGACGTGGTGTTCATCGGGAGCTGCACCAACTCGCGGCTGTCGGATCTGCGCGCGGCGGCCGATGTCTTCCGCGGACGGAAGGTGGCCTCTCGCGTCCGGGTGCTCGTGGTGCCCGGCTCACGGGAAGTCAAGCGCGCGGCGGAGGCCGAGGGGCTGCACGACATCTTCCGCGGGGCCGGCGCCGAGTGGCGCGAGCCTGGCTGTTCGATGTGCATCGCCATGAACGGCGATCAGGCACAACCCGGCCAGTACGTGGTGAGCACCAGCAACCGCAATTTCGAAGGGAGGCAGGGCAAGGCGAGCCGGACCTTCCTGGCCAGTCCCCTGACCGCCGCCGCCGCCGCCGTCACCGGCAAGGTCAGCGATCCCCGGGAGTTCTTGAGGTGA
- the leuD gene encoding 3-isopropylmalate dehydratase small subunit — protein sequence MEPFRTLHSRTVVLAQQNIDTDQIIPARFLKITHRAGLGRWLFADWRYQPDGNPRPDFILERPEAQGARVLVAGDNFGCGSSREHAPWALTDWGFRAIISSSIADIFSNNAVKNGLLPVRVDAGFHRRLLAEPGAEVSIDLEHRTVTLSDGTSAMFPLDPFARYCLMNGVDELGFLLGQEEAITRFEEARS from the coding sequence ATGGAACCATTCCGCACGTTGCACTCGCGCACCGTCGTCCTCGCGCAACAGAACATCGACACCGATCAGATCATCCCCGCCCGATTCCTCAAGATCACCCACCGCGCGGGCCTGGGCCGCTGGCTCTTCGCGGACTGGCGCTACCAGCCGGACGGCAACCCACGTCCGGACTTCATCCTCGAGCGGCCAGAGGCCCAAGGGGCCCGGGTGCTCGTGGCTGGAGACAACTTTGGCTGCGGCTCGTCGCGCGAGCACGCCCCGTGGGCGCTGACGGACTGGGGCTTCCGCGCGATCATCAGCTCCTCCATCGCGGACATCTTCTCCAACAACGCGGTCAAGAATGGCTTGCTGCCGGTGAGGGTGGACGCCGGGTTTCACCGCCGCCTGCTGGCCGAGCCGGGCGCCGAGGTGAGCATCGACCTGGAGCACCGCACGGTGACGCTCTCGGATGGGACGTCGGCGATGTTTCCGTTGGATCCGTTCGCCCGCTACTGCCTGATGAACGGGGTGGACGAGCTGGGATTCCTGCTCGGCCAGGAGGAGGCCATCACCCGCTTCGAGGAGGCTCGCTCATGA
- the leuB gene encoding 3-isopropylmalate dehydrogenase: MKALIAVLPGDGIGPEVVEQGTRLLRAVAERFGHSFELVEAPMGGVAIDRTGTPLPPETLALCQRSDAVLLGAVGGPKWDPPAKVRPEQGLLALRKALGLYANLRPVAPFPALHEASSLKPEVLRGVELLVVRELTGGIYFGEKRRDEHQAFDACVYTEEEVVRVVRAAASLARARRKRLTSVDKANVLETSRLWRAVTERVIREEFPDIELKHLLVDACAMHLIRRPADFDVIVTENMFGDILTDEAAMLSGSIGMLPSASLGANRRGLYEPIHGSAPEIAGRGVANPYGTLLSVAMLLRHSLGLEQEARAVEVAVASSIEAGALTADLVPSGVRPLGTGDIGTAVLARLGERH, encoded by the coding sequence ATGAAGGCGCTCATCGCGGTCCTGCCGGGCGACGGCATCGGGCCCGAGGTGGTGGAACAGGGAACCCGCCTCCTGCGCGCCGTGGCGGAGCGCTTCGGCCACTCCTTCGAGCTGGTCGAGGCTCCCATGGGAGGAGTGGCCATCGACCGCACCGGAACTCCGCTGCCTCCAGAGACCCTGGCGCTCTGCCAGCGCTCGGACGCGGTGCTGCTGGGCGCGGTGGGCGGGCCGAAGTGGGACCCTCCCGCGAAGGTGCGTCCGGAGCAGGGACTGCTCGCGCTGCGCAAGGCCCTGGGCTTGTACGCCAACCTGCGGCCCGTGGCGCCCTTCCCCGCGCTCCACGAGGCCTCCTCGCTCAAGCCCGAAGTGCTGCGCGGAGTGGAGCTGCTGGTGGTGCGTGAGCTCACCGGGGGCATCTACTTCGGGGAGAAGCGCCGGGACGAGCACCAGGCCTTCGATGCCTGCGTGTACACCGAGGAGGAAGTGGTGCGGGTGGTCCGCGCCGCGGCTTCCCTGGCGCGAGCCCGCCGCAAGCGGCTCACCTCCGTGGACAAGGCCAATGTGCTGGAGACCTCGAGGCTCTGGCGCGCCGTCACTGAGCGGGTCATCCGCGAGGAGTTTCCAGACATCGAGCTGAAACACCTGCTGGTGGATGCCTGCGCCATGCACCTGATCCGGCGCCCCGCCGACTTCGACGTCATCGTCACCGAGAACATGTTCGGCGACATCCTCACGGATGAAGCGGCCATGCTCTCGGGCTCCATCGGAATGCTGCCCTCGGCCTCGCTGGGAGCGAACCGGCGCGGGCTCTACGAGCCCATTCACGGCTCCGCCCCAGAGATCGCCGGCCGTGGGGTGGCCAACCCCTATGGAACGCTGCTGAGCGTCGCCATGCTGCTGCGTCACTCGCTCGGGCTCGAGCAGGAGGCGCGCGCGGTGGAGGTCGCGGTGGCCTCCTCGATCGAGGCAGGCGCCCTCACCGCCGATCTCGTCCCCTCGGGTGTCCGGCCATTGGGGACCGGGGACATTGGCACGGCCGTGCTGGCCCGGCTTGGCGAGCGCCACTGA
- the gstA gene encoding glutathione transferase GstA, with translation MKLYYTPGACSLSPHIALFEAGQTFDIEKVDLRTKKTESGKDYTTINPKGYVPALQLDDGTVLTEGPAIVQFIADKAPQAKLAPANGTLERYRLQETLNFIGTELHKPFGSLFNPALPEEAKTMARNQLANRLKSVNETFGKQPYFQGEQYSVADAYLFTVLSWAPHTGVDLSPYTHLKAFQERVGARPQVQAALKAEGLLK, from the coding sequence ATGAAGCTCTACTACACCCCTGGCGCCTGTTCGCTCTCGCCCCACATCGCCCTGTTCGAGGCGGGGCAGACCTTCGACATCGAGAAGGTGGACCTGCGCACCAAGAAGACTGAGTCCGGCAAGGACTACACCACCATCAACCCCAAGGGCTATGTGCCGGCCCTGCAGCTCGATGATGGAACGGTGCTCACCGAGGGCCCGGCGATCGTGCAGTTCATCGCCGACAAGGCGCCCCAGGCCAAGCTCGCGCCGGCCAACGGCACCCTCGAGCGCTACCGCCTCCAGGAGACGCTCAACTTCATCGGCACCGAGCTGCACAAGCCGTTCGGCTCGCTCTTCAATCCCGCCCTGCCGGAGGAGGCGAAGACGATGGCGCGCAACCAGCTGGCCAACCGCCTCAAGTCCGTGAACGAGACGTTCGGCAAGCAGCCCTACTTCCAGGGCGAGCAGTACTCCGTCGCCGACGCCTACCTCTTCACGGTGCTCAGCTGGGCGCCGCACACGGGCGTTGACCTGAGCCCGTACACCCACCTCAAGGCCTTCCAGGAGCGCGTGGGTGCGCGTCCGCAGGTGCAGGCGGCCCTCAAGGCCGAAGGTCTGCTGAAGTAA
- a CDS encoding anhydro-N-acetylmuramic acid kinase: MDSRSALPSSRLCVGLLSGTSVDAVEAVLCRIQGTGPEVRITLLSHVSRPFPPEFTQRVLSADDARSLCELNFALGERFAEAALEAIARGGHRPEDVDVIGSHGQTMAHLPSHLSATPSTLQLGEASVIAERTGIRVVSDFRTRDVAAGGQGAPLVPYLDWALFRKPGVARALQNLGGIGNVSVVSDRLEDTLAFDTGPGNMVLDGLARRLTQGRLQCDLDGSLSREGRVVPGLLEELLSHPFLALPPPRSAGREGFGDSLVTRLWERARDVSPQDLMATAVAFTVEATARAYETWLLPRFTLEAVYVSGGGIRNPVLMERLTARLAPLPVRPVDALGLPEGAKEAVCFALLASEHLSGTPANVPSATGARRRVVLGKLTP, encoded by the coding sequence ATGGACTCGCGTTCGGCCCTTCCCTCGTCGCGCCTGTGCGTCGGGTTGCTGTCTGGCACCAGCGTGGACGCGGTGGAGGCGGTGCTCTGCCGGATCCAGGGCACGGGGCCCGAGGTCCGCATCACCCTGCTGTCGCACGTCTCGCGGCCCTTCCCGCCCGAGTTCACCCAGCGGGTGCTCTCGGCGGATGACGCCCGCTCGCTGTGCGAGCTCAACTTCGCCCTGGGTGAACGCTTCGCCGAGGCCGCGCTGGAGGCCATCGCCCGGGGAGGCCACCGCCCCGAGGACGTGGACGTCATCGGCTCGCACGGGCAGACGATGGCCCACCTGCCCTCGCACCTGTCGGCCACGCCCTCCACCCTGCAGCTCGGGGAGGCGTCCGTCATCGCCGAGCGCACCGGCATCCGCGTCGTGAGCGACTTCCGGACCCGGGACGTGGCGGCGGGAGGCCAGGGTGCCCCGCTGGTGCCCTACCTGGACTGGGCCCTGTTCCGGAAGCCGGGCGTGGCGCGGGCACTGCAGAACCTGGGCGGCATCGGCAACGTGAGCGTGGTGAGCGATCGGCTCGAGGACACGCTCGCCTTCGACACCGGACCGGGCAACATGGTGCTGGACGGGCTGGCGCGGCGGCTCACCCAGGGCCGGCTCCAGTGCGACCTGGATGGAAGCCTCTCACGCGAGGGCCGCGTGGTGCCCGGACTGCTGGAGGAACTGCTCTCGCACCCCTTCCTCGCCCTCCCCCCGCCCCGGAGCGCCGGCCGCGAGGGCTTCGGCGACAGCCTGGTGACGCGGCTGTGGGAGCGCGCCCGGGACGTCTCGCCGCAGGATCTGATGGCCACGGCGGTGGCGTTCACGGTGGAGGCCACGGCGCGCGCCTATGAGACGTGGCTGCTGCCGCGCTTCACCCTGGAGGCGGTGTACGTCTCCGGGGGAGGCATCCGCAATCCGGTGCTGATGGAGCGGCTGACCGCGAGGCTCGCGCCACTGCCAGTGCGTCCGGTGGATGCGTTGGGACTGCCCGAGGGCGCCAAGGAAGCGGTGTGCTTCGCGCTCCTGGCGAGCGAACATCTCTCGGGAACGCCCGCGAACGTGCCGTCGGCAACTGGCGCCCGGCGGAGAGTCGTTCTAGGAAAGCTGACACCGTGA
- a CDS encoding ADP-ribosylation factor-like protein, whose protein sequence is MSSVNLVAREVAVKIVFYGPGLSGKTSTLRKVFETVRPAHRGEMMSIATEGDRTLFFDFLPVKVERVNDCTVRLALYTVPGQVFYNATRKLVLQGADGVVFVADSQPEMMDANRESLANLEENLLEQGIRLERFPLVVQWNKRDLPTAMPVEELREALNPRAVPEFETEAVSGRGVMDALKAITRLVIQDLRAKKIVPPPRAAIPAVTTARGAKGGLEAQLNQHLVGRTPVAPAMPPVMAPRPSPSMPAIGSQHPAPLPQVAPATAPPSLTGQRPLGAVSALAPSDLFDHARAAEGAFASGDYSTCIQASLDAARRGLALAGEGTLAAQAYLLHVDGGDLLKLQTLGARTTHRVDDAAFALYVLMHIFTRLHTAGLPAPATE, encoded by the coding sequence GTGAGCAGCGTGAACCTGGTGGCCAGGGAAGTGGCGGTGAAGATCGTCTTCTACGGACCGGGTCTGTCCGGGAAGACGAGCACCTTGCGCAAGGTCTTCGAGACGGTGCGCCCCGCGCACCGGGGCGAGATGATGTCCATCGCCACCGAGGGAGACCGCACGCTCTTCTTCGACTTCCTGCCCGTGAAGGTGGAGCGGGTGAACGACTGCACGGTGCGGCTGGCGCTGTACACCGTGCCCGGTCAGGTCTTCTACAACGCCACGCGCAAGCTGGTGTTGCAGGGCGCGGACGGCGTGGTGTTCGTGGCGGACTCGCAGCCGGAGATGATGGACGCCAACCGCGAGTCCCTGGCCAACCTGGAGGAGAACCTGCTGGAGCAGGGCATCCGGTTGGAGCGCTTCCCGCTGGTGGTGCAGTGGAACAAGCGGGACTTGCCCACGGCGATGCCCGTGGAGGAGCTGCGCGAGGCGCTCAATCCCCGCGCCGTCCCCGAGTTCGAGACCGAGGCCGTCAGCGGCCGGGGCGTGATGGATGCGCTCAAGGCCATCACCCGGCTGGTCATCCAGGACCTGCGCGCCAAGAAGATCGTGCCGCCCCCTCGCGCGGCCATTCCCGCCGTGACCACCGCCCGGGGCGCGAAGGGAGGCCTGGAGGCGCAGCTCAACCAGCACCTGGTGGGGAGGACGCCGGTGGCACCGGCCATGCCTCCCGTGATGGCCCCCAGGCCCTCGCCGAGCATGCCCGCCATCGGGTCGCAGCACCCGGCCCCGCTCCCGCAGGTGGCGCCGGCCACCGCGCCCCCCTCCCTGACGGGACAACGTCCACTGGGCGCCGTGAGCGCGTTGGCGCCCTCGGACCTGTTCGATCACGCGCGGGCGGCGGAGGGAGCGTTCGCCTCTGGGGATTACAGCACGTGCATCCAGGCCAGCCTCGATGCCGCGCGTCGGGGACTCGCGCTCGCGGGAGAAGGAACGCTCGCGGCCCAGGCCTACCTGCTGCACGTGGATGGAGGGGATCTGCTCAAGTTGCAGACCCTCGGGGCCCGAACCACCCACCGCGTGGATGACGCCGCCTTCGCCTTGTACGTGTTGATGCACATCTTCACCCGGCTGCACACCGCCGGACTGCCCGCGCCCGCCACGGAGTAA
- a CDS encoding YceI family protein, producing the protein MSLRQVMAMVMLLAAPALAGVERTGPANATFNGKGPAGFKIEGKTDEVTLKDDGKTVVITVPLAKLTTGIDLRDKHMREKYLEVEKYPAAVLEVPWSEIKLPEAGQTTTQKVKGKLTLHGQTKDVSAEYVVKRNGDVYEASGKMPFNFKEFGIDVPSYMGVTVKPDIETTTSFNFKKT; encoded by the coding sequence ATGAGCCTCAGACAAGTGATGGCGATGGTGATGTTGCTCGCTGCTCCCGCGCTCGCGGGGGTGGAGCGTACGGGACCCGCGAACGCGACGTTCAATGGCAAGGGCCCCGCCGGATTCAAGATCGAGGGAAAGACGGACGAGGTGACGCTCAAGGACGACGGAAAGACGGTCGTCATCACCGTCCCCCTGGCGAAACTCACGACGGGTATCGACCTGCGTGACAAGCACATGCGGGAGAAGTACCTCGAGGTGGAGAAGTATCCGGCCGCGGTGCTGGAAGTCCCCTGGTCCGAGATCAAGCTGCCGGAGGCGGGCCAGACGACGACCCAGAAGGTGAAGGGCAAGCTGACCCTTCATGGCCAGACGAAGGACGTGTCCGCCGAGTACGTCGTCAAGCGCAACGGGGATGTCTACGAGGCAAGCGGCAAGATGCCGTTCAACTTCAAGGAGTTCGGCATCGACGTGCCCAGCTACATGGGCGTGACGGTGAAGCCAGACATCGAGACGACCACTTCGTTCAACTTCAAGAAGACCTAG
- a CDS encoding DUF4388 domain-containing protein, with product MALHGDFSSFPLPELLQWLDSSRKTGTLQLLTWEGGERALFLLSGQVLAVANEGLRGRVARMLALAKLADGAAVLAALKALPPSGEDVDSVFLAHHVEPRLVRDLVREEMLGSMVDQTRGGHGAFHWTEDLDRSGEEWAPCEMSLRELLFESLRWVDEQPDVDRVLPGDALTVRALVPPSPRQPLMHRILLTLCAGGQNLGRLRLSLGLSRSSTSRRIFELLRARQVEVEGAPEVVVDPVTDMLEKGAVLVRERQYDAAELVCATLLASDPTDRRVREFARMAQSEHVASLYAALPPLSVPVLSPDSEELSLLKSEERQVVGLVNGSWDVSTLVLASPARELETLKTLAKLVRMGLLQLR from the coding sequence ATGGCCCTCCACGGTGATTTCTCCAGTTTCCCCCTGCCCGAGCTCCTTCAGTGGCTGGACAGTTCCCGCAAGACGGGAACGCTCCAGCTCCTCACCTGGGAGGGCGGAGAGCGCGCGCTCTTCCTGCTATCCGGACAAGTATTGGCGGTGGCCAACGAGGGGCTGCGCGGGCGCGTGGCCCGGATGCTCGCCCTGGCGAAGTTGGCGGATGGGGCGGCGGTGCTCGCGGCCCTCAAGGCGCTGCCCCCGAGTGGCGAGGACGTGGACTCCGTCTTCCTGGCCCACCACGTGGAGCCGCGCCTGGTGCGCGATCTGGTGCGCGAGGAGATGCTGGGCTCCATGGTGGACCAGACCCGCGGGGGGCATGGCGCCTTCCACTGGACGGAGGACCTGGACCGTTCGGGCGAGGAGTGGGCCCCCTGCGAGATGAGCCTGCGCGAGCTGCTCTTCGAGTCCCTGCGCTGGGTGGATGAGCAGCCGGATGTGGATCGGGTGCTGCCGGGAGACGCGCTGACGGTGCGCGCGCTGGTGCCGCCGAGCCCGCGTCAGCCGCTGATGCACCGCATCCTCCTCACCCTGTGCGCGGGAGGGCAGAACCTGGGGCGGCTGCGGCTGTCCCTGGGCCTGTCGCGCTCGTCCACCTCGCGCCGGATCTTCGAGCTGCTGCGCGCCCGGCAGGTGGAGGTGGAGGGAGCGCCGGAGGTGGTGGTGGATCCGGTGACGGACATGCTGGAGAAGGGCGCGGTGCTGGTGCGCGAGCGGCAGTACGACGCGGCGGAGCTGGTGTGCGCGACGCTCCTGGCGAGCGATCCCACGGACCGGCGGGTGCGCGAGTTCGCCCGGATGGCGCAGAGCGAGCACGTGGCGTCGCTCTACGCGGCACTGCCTCCGCTGTCGGTGCCGGTGCTGTCGCCGGACTCGGAGGAGTTGAGCCTGCTCAAGTCCGAGGAGCGCCAGGTGGTGGGGCTCGTCAACGGCTCCTGGGACGTGTCCACCCTGGTGCTGGCCAGCCCCGCGCGGGAACTGGAAACGCTCAAGACCCTGGCCAAGCTGGTGCGCATGGGGCTGTTGCAACTGCGCTGA
- a CDS encoding metalloenzyme codes for MRVAVLFIDGVGIGRNEPASNPLAGRGHLLSQFQDAPSRPLPHEGRLFAVDTTFGVSGRPQSASNQTAILTGEPAPALIGRHVLGYPDAPLRELLARHSLVKRLVGAGRTATFANCYPVAYLDALRLPRRPSDSAPEFTLTPAALRRMKASASTLAFVAGDVPLRTLDDARAGLGLTHDITGERARSRSLAVPSRTPDEAAQVFWRVAGEADFTFFEHYLADEAGHAQDFAAAHAALDAFDAFARAVVAARPADARVLICSDHGNVEDLSTRSHTLNPVPVLYFGPPAPELESLATVADVGRAVLRWWGVP; via the coding sequence ATGCGCGTCGCGGTCCTCTTCATTGATGGGGTGGGTATTGGGAGGAACGAGCCCGCGAGCAATCCACTCGCCGGGCGGGGGCACCTGCTCTCCCAGTTCCAGGACGCGCCCTCCCGGCCCCTGCCCCACGAGGGCCGCCTGTTCGCCGTGGACACGACCTTCGGTGTCTCCGGGCGGCCCCAATCCGCCTCCAACCAGACGGCCATCCTCACCGGCGAGCCCGCCCCCGCGCTCATCGGCCGGCACGTGCTCGGCTACCCGGACGCACCCCTGCGCGAGCTGCTCGCGCGCCACTCGCTCGTCAAGCGCCTGGTGGGCGCGGGCCGCACCGCCACCTTCGCCAACTGCTACCCCGTGGCCTACCTGGACGCGCTGAGGCTGCCCCGGCGCCCCTCGGACAGCGCCCCCGAGTTCACCCTCACCCCGGCCGCCCTGCGGCGCATGAAGGCCTCGGCGAGCACCCTGGCCTTCGTGGCGGGCGATGTGCCCCTGCGCACCCTGGATGACGCTCGGGCGGGGCTCGGACTCACCCACGACATCACCGGGGAGCGGGCCCGATCCCGGAGCCTGGCCGTCCCCTCGCGCACCCCGGACGAGGCCGCCCAGGTGTTCTGGCGGGTGGCGGGCGAGGCCGACTTCACCTTCTTCGAGCACTACCTGGCCGACGAGGCGGGGCACGCCCAGGACTTCGCCGCCGCCCACGCGGCCCTGGACGCCTTCGACGCCTTCGCCCGGGCCGTGGTCGCCGCCCGTCCCGCCGACGCCCGCGTGCTCATCTGCAGCGATCACGGCAACGTGGAGGACTTGTCCACACGTTCCCACACCCTCAATCCCGTGCCCGTGCTCTACTTCGGGCCGCCAGCGCCCGAACTGGAGTCCCTGGCCACCGTGGCGGACGTGGGCCGCGCGGTACTGCGTTGGTGGGGCGTGCCATGA